From one Caldithrix abyssi DSM 13497 genomic stretch:
- a CDS encoding TetR/AcrR family transcriptional regulator has product MGIAERKEREKEQRRQQIIDAAEIVFFKHGFETASMDMVAEQAELSKATLYMYFKSKEELYFHIFKRGEGLLMQMIEREVQKSHTFQEKLLGSLKALVRFQKKHKHYFDVIEFFHSMHRQKTSVKKLMDSHLKEEQERIKLWSDLFEKGKADGVVRPDLNPLRAMVVIWLQFTGFLQRYQLLADSLKQDFGLSQEELLEEAYDLILNGILKK; this is encoded by the coding sequence ATGGGGATTGCGGAGCGTAAAGAGAGGGAAAAAGAACAGCGTCGTCAGCAAATTATTGACGCTGCCGAGATCGTTTTTTTTAAACATGGTTTCGAGACGGCTTCCATGGATATGGTTGCGGAGCAGGCCGAGCTGAGTAAGGCCACGCTTTACATGTATTTTAAAAGCAAAGAAGAACTGTACTTCCACATTTTTAAGCGCGGCGAGGGTCTTTTGATGCAAATGATCGAGCGGGAGGTGCAAAAATCGCATACCTTTCAGGAAAAATTGCTCGGTTCTTTGAAGGCGCTGGTACGCTTTCAAAAAAAACATAAGCACTATTTTGATGTTATTGAATTTTTCCATTCCATGCATCGACAAAAAACGTCAGTCAAAAAGCTGATGGACAGCCACTTAAAAGAAGAGCAGGAACGCATTAAACTATGGAGCGATCTTTTTGAAAAGGGTAAAGCGGACGGCGTGGTTCGTCCCGATCTAAATCCGTTACGCGCCATGGTTGTGATCTGGCTTCAATTTACCGGATTTCTCCAGCGTTATCAGCTGCTGGCTGACAGTCTAAAGCAGGATTTCGGTTTAAGTCAGGAAGAATTGCTGGAAGAAGCGTACGATCTTATTCTTAATGGAATATTAAAAAAATAA
- a CDS encoding efflux RND transporter periplasmic adaptor subunit → MRITGILLLLFSFALVINGCSKEKDEAKNLEQIYAEKGIPVKVQTVQPAPFQKASYYNAILRGFRESSVFAALGDRIDKIYVKVGDYVQKDQVLLSFPTDNPAAQYYQAKVAFENARRTIERMKKLLKSGGISQQDFDNAQTQFEVARANWDAVKQAVKVKAPISGYVTKINVRETDNVDVKAELATITQTDRMKAEIWIAESEINEIHDGLPALARWNGFEIKGKVIQVNMAMDLKQRAFKAILQFDNPDNTIKSGVTAEIEIVTFDREKAIVVDQTSLLKEGGQHYVFVNNNGKAEKRPVKIGPQSGAKVLLLEGLKPGDQLIVEGQFLLKDGSKINIIG, encoded by the coding sequence ATGCGTATTACAGGTATTTTGCTGTTATTATTTAGTTTTGCACTTGTTATAAATGGGTGTTCAAAAGAAAAAGATGAGGCAAAAAATCTTGAACAGATTTATGCAGAGAAGGGCATCCCCGTTAAAGTTCAAACGGTACAACCGGCGCCTTTTCAAAAGGCTTCTTATTATAACGCCATTTTGCGCGGCTTTAGAGAGTCTTCCGTTTTTGCGGCGCTGGGCGATCGTATTGATAAAATTTATGTGAAGGTTGGCGATTATGTACAAAAAGACCAGGTGTTGCTTAGCTTTCCTACCGATAATCCCGCCGCTCAATACTACCAGGCAAAGGTGGCATTCGAAAACGCCCGGCGCACCATCGAACGGATGAAAAAGCTTTTGAAAAGCGGCGGTATTTCACAACAGGATTTTGATAACGCTCAAACGCAGTTTGAAGTTGCCCGGGCCAACTGGGACGCCGTGAAGCAGGCGGTAAAGGTGAAGGCGCCCATCAGCGGATACGTAACCAAAATCAATGTGCGTGAAACAGACAATGTGGACGTGAAGGCCGAATTGGCTACCATTACGCAAACCGATCGCATGAAGGCGGAAATCTGGATTGCGGAGAGTGAGATCAACGAAATTCACGACGGTCTGCCCGCCCTTGCCCGCTGGAACGGTTTTGAAATTAAAGGCAAAGTGATTCAGGTTAACATGGCTATGGATTTAAAACAGCGAGCCTTTAAAGCCATTCTGCAATTCGATAATCCGGACAATACGATTAAATCAGGCGTTACCGCAGAAATAGAGATCGTAACGTTCGACAGAGAAAAAGCCATTGTCGTTGATCAAACAAGCCTGCTTAAAGAAGGCGGCCAGCACTATGTTTTTGTGAATAACAACGGAAAGGCCGAAAAGCGGCCGGTTAAAATTGGGCCCCAGAGCGGCGCAAAAGTTTTGCTTTTAGAGGGCTTAAAACCGGGCGATCAGCTCATTGTTGAAGGTCAATTTTTGCTTAAAGACGGCAGTAAAATTAACATCATCGGTTAA
- a CDS encoding SDR family oxidoreductase, producing the protein MELKDKVAIVTGGHKGIGKALSVKLAQHGVHVAMVGRDVAALDAAASEIKKLGVQALAVQGDLREKDVIDRFVQQVIEKFGRLDILINNAGVGYFAPLSELSIAHWDAMFNLNIRAVFLITQKALPYLRQVGEAFVVNIASLAGKNAFVGGSGYAATKHALIGFSRCLMLEERKNGINVLTVCPGSVRTDFFQHHQSAKTVLAKEILEPQDVAQAVVESLKLPARAMVSELDIRPANP; encoded by the coding sequence ATGGAACTCAAAGACAAGGTAGCCATCGTTACCGGCGGTCATAAAGGCATTGGCAAAGCGCTGAGCGTTAAGCTGGCGCAGCACGGCGTGCATGTTGCTATGGTCGGAAGAGACGTTGCGGCGCTGGATGCCGCAGCCTCCGAAATAAAAAAGCTTGGGGTCCAGGCGCTGGCCGTTCAGGGAGATCTGCGTGAAAAAGACGTCATCGACCGTTTTGTCCAGCAGGTCATCGAAAAATTTGGCCGTCTCGATATTCTGATAAACAATGCGGGCGTGGGATATTTTGCGCCCCTGAGCGAACTATCCATTGCCCACTGGGACGCCATGTTTAACCTGAATATCCGGGCCGTTTTTTTAATCACGCAAAAGGCGTTGCCCTATTTGCGTCAGGTTGGCGAGGCCTTTGTGGTTAATATCGCTTCGCTGGCGGGAAAAAACGCGTTTGTGGGTGGGAGCGGATACGCGGCCACCAAGCATGCATTAATCGGATTCAGCCGTTGTTTAATGCTCGAAGAGCGCAAAAACGGTATTAATGTATTAACCGTGTGTCCCGGATCGGTGCGGACCGATTTTTTTCAACACCACCAGTCTGCCAAAACGGTTCTGGCAAAAGAGATTCTTGAGCCGCAAGATGTGGCACAGGCGGTTGTAGAATCTCTTAAATTACCGGCGCGAGCCATGGTTAGCGAGCTGGATATCCGTCCCGCAAATCCTTAA
- a CDS encoding efflux RND transporter permease subunit — MFLADISIKRPVMVTMGLLVFILFGALAYFGLTLDLMPQVDIPVITVQTVYPGAGPKEIENQVSKKIEDAVGTISKLDFMQSYSMEGVSFVIIQFKLGKDIDIANQEIKDRINSILNQLPRDIQLPVVEKFDVSAFPIMDVLLTGNMPLTELYELADKKVKDRLAQIEGVGKVNVIGGQKREIRIALDNRVVFENAISLPQLSQILAAQNLNLPGGHFIQGSQELSVRVDGEFDRVEALKKLEIPTAFGMQQLGKLATVSDAGAEIRQRSIFFDNKNKIRQDNVVLLSIIKSADGNTVKMAEEIRKELPNIKAELPPAASISIIHDRSNFIKSSVEDTLNNIILGVLFTGLVLLFFLHDLRSTIIVALAMPTSILSTLLLIKLSDFSLNVMTLMGLSTAVGILVTNSVVVLENIFRHKEMGHRRRDAAGKGTAEIAVAVIASTLTNIVVFLPIASMTSIVGQFFKEFALTVTYATIFSLIVSFTITPMLASLLLPEVETKKHRLGQRLEAMFHRWEQWYQSILVWMVKSKKSAFSVVAFTVLLFVVSLFVAARVGFEFFPLTDEGDILIELELPQGYQLEESARLVNTVEERLRKHNEVKHILTTIGMLSDLDVGVNLAKMQVKLVDVSMRELRSDQIANQFIQELADIPNAKIRVAAISSMGGDQAPITFYLMGQDNDRLEVYKRQIMEKIRKIPGLINLNTSSRSGKPEITIKPYRQRLAETGLTVTDLAFTIRAAMEGLVTTRYREAGNEYDIRVTLDDRAVDSPEEIKNLTVVSPRGIYRLAQLATFEVSQGYSKIMHKDKYKAIEFTAYNAPGVPLGEVVAQINQKMAEIDFKPGYKYDWGGDAQMMAETTTDMLRTFLIAIALTYMLLAAIMESFTQPLIILGTIPLGLIGVFWALFITGKTMNTISMMAIVMLVGIVVNNAILLLDYTNILRRQGKKVKEALVEACPTKLKPIIMSTVAIMLGMAPLALGIGSSGVEIRQPMGIVSIGGLLVSAGLTLLVIPALYFLTTQSDKDAKSESLKTETEK, encoded by the coding sequence ATGTTTCTGGCTGATATTTCAATCAAACGGCCTGTTATGGTCACCATGGGCTTACTGGTTTTTATTTTGTTTGGCGCGCTGGCTTATTTTGGCCTTACTCTGGATTTAATGCCGCAGGTGGATATTCCGGTTATCACCGTTCAAACCGTTTATCCTGGGGCGGGGCCAAAAGAAATTGAGAATCAGGTCTCTAAAAAAATAGAAGATGCGGTAGGCACCATCAGTAAGTTAGACTTCATGCAATCGTATTCTATGGAAGGGGTGTCATTTGTTATCATCCAGTTTAAATTAGGTAAAGATATTGACATTGCCAATCAGGAAATTAAAGACAGGATCAACAGCATTCTCAACCAGCTTCCCCGGGATATTCAGTTGCCGGTGGTGGAAAAGTTTGACGTGAGCGCTTTTCCGATTATGGATGTTTTACTTACCGGAAACATGCCGTTAACCGAGTTGTATGAGCTGGCTGATAAAAAAGTGAAAGATCGGCTGGCGCAAATTGAAGGCGTGGGAAAGGTGAATGTTATTGGTGGTCAGAAAAGGGAAATCCGCATTGCTCTGGATAATCGCGTGGTATTTGAAAACGCCATTTCTTTGCCGCAGTTAAGTCAAATACTGGCGGCGCAAAATCTGAATTTACCCGGAGGGCATTTTATTCAGGGCAGTCAGGAATTAAGCGTGCGCGTTGACGGTGAGTTTGACCGGGTGGAGGCTCTAAAAAAGCTGGAGATACCCACCGCTTTTGGCATGCAGCAATTAGGCAAGCTGGCAACCGTAAGCGATGCCGGCGCCGAAATTCGCCAGCGAAGCATCTTTTTTGATAACAAAAATAAAATACGACAGGACAATGTGGTTCTGCTGAGCATCATCAAAAGCGCCGACGGCAATACGGTGAAAATGGCAGAGGAAATTCGCAAAGAGCTGCCCAATATCAAAGCGGAGCTGCCTCCTGCTGCCAGCATCTCTATTATTCACGACCGTTCCAACTTTATTAAAAGCTCTGTTGAAGATACGTTAAACAACATCATTCTCGGCGTTTTATTTACCGGCCTGGTGCTGCTCTTCTTTTTGCACGATTTGCGTTCAACGATTATTGTAGCGCTGGCCATGCCCACCTCCATACTTTCCACGCTTTTGCTCATTAAACTTTCGGACTTCAGTTTAAATGTAATGACATTAATGGGGCTTTCCACGGCGGTTGGAATTCTGGTCACCAACTCGGTTGTGGTGCTGGAAAATATTTTCAGACATAAAGAGATGGGGCACCGCCGACGCGATGCGGCTGGCAAGGGCACCGCAGAAATTGCCGTTGCTGTGATCGCCTCTACGCTGACCAATATTGTGGTATTTTTGCCCATTGCCAGCATGACCAGCATTGTAGGACAGTTTTTTAAGGAATTCGCCTTAACAGTTACCTATGCCACCATATTTTCTTTGATTGTTTCTTTTACCATCACGCCTATGCTGGCTTCGCTGCTTTTGCCGGAAGTCGAGACAAAAAAGCATCGGCTCGGTCAGCGGCTTGAGGCCATGTTTCATCGCTGGGAGCAGTGGTATCAGTCGATTTTGGTGTGGATGGTCAAAAGCAAAAAGAGCGCATTCAGCGTGGTTGCGTTTACGGTTTTGCTTTTTGTGGTTAGTTTGTTTGTGGCCGCGCGGGTCGGTTTTGAATTTTTCCCGCTGACCGACGAAGGCGATATTTTAATCGAACTTGAATTGCCCCAGGGTTACCAGCTTGAAGAATCCGCCAGATTGGTAAATACCGTGGAAGAGCGTTTACGTAAACACAATGAGGTCAAGCATATTTTAACGACCATTGGCATGTTAAGCGATCTGGATGTGGGCGTCAATCTGGCCAAAATGCAGGTAAAACTGGTTGATGTAAGCATGCGAGAATTACGCAGCGATCAAATTGCCAATCAATTTATTCAGGAACTGGCGGATATTCCTAACGCCAAAATTCGCGTGGCTGCCATTTCGTCGATGGGCGGCGATCAGGCGCCCATTACCTTTTATCTGATGGGGCAGGACAATGATCGGCTCGAAGTGTACAAACGACAAATCATGGAAAAGATTCGCAAAATTCCCGGCTTAATAAACCTCAATACCAGCTCACGATCGGGCAAACCGGAGATCACCATCAAACCCTATCGCCAGCGTCTGGCCGAAACAGGTTTAACGGTTACCGATCTGGCGTTTACCATCCGCGCTGCAATGGAAGGGCTGGTAACCACGCGCTACCGTGAAGCGGGCAATGAGTACGACATTCGCGTTACGCTGGATGATCGGGCGGTCGATTCTCCGGAAGAGATTAAAAATTTAACGGTCGTTTCGCCGCGGGGCATTTACCGTCTGGCGCAACTTGCCACATTTGAGGTCAGTCAGGGCTACAGCAAAATCATGCATAAAGATAAATACAAAGCCATCGAATTTACGGCTTACAATGCCCCGGGCGTGCCGTTGGGTGAAGTGGTTGCGCAAATTAATCAAAAGATGGCGGAAATTGATTTTAAACCCGGTTACAAATATGACTGGGGCGGCGACGCGCAAATGATGGCCGAAACGACGACGGACATGTTGCGCACCTTTTTGATCGCCATTGCCTTAACCTATATGCTACTGGCGGCGATTATGGAAAGTTTTACGCAGCCGCTGATTATTCTGGGCACCATTCCGCTCGGGCTGATCGGCGTTTTCTGGGCTTTGTTTATTACCGGCAAAACCATGAACACCATTTCCATGATGGCCATTGTGATGTTAGTGGGCATTGTGGTCAATAATGCCATTCTTTTGCTCGATTACACCAATATTTTGCGCAGACAGGGTAAAAAGGTCAAAGAAGCGTTGGTAGAAGCCTGTCCCACTAAATTAAAACCGATTATCATGTCCACGGTTGCCATCATGTTGGGAATGGCGCCGCTTGCCCTGGGAATTGGTTCCTCAGGCGTGGAAATCAGGCAGCCCATGGGTATTGTCAGCATTGGCGGCTTGCTTGTTTCGGCGGGTTTAACTTTGCTGGTAATACCGGCGCTGTACTTTTTAACGACGCAAAGCGATAAAGACGCTAAGAGTGAATCTTTAAAGACGGAGACAGAAAAATGA
- a CDS encoding response regulator, which yields MIKKLFLLLMLGATLWAQEYPVHFYTIEEGLPSNEIYSIVQDSIGEMWIATRRGLCKYDGFHWQLDTTISKMGMYLPHFLELDDAGRVWVGGVHIGQGFCYLNNKTWHTISLPDSLALFSPLKTFKVIGSSDGHIFILAVTHKDQIAYFFQNQWKVIDLSRIDPESSKILTVSKNNNQFLILTDRRLLTFNGTDFKEYDFPPLFEKEKIISLQVLETPHSPAKMGRLLLLTPNYIYEYQAPEIIKKIPLNKQVKRLLADPPFQLIEDGFGGVFLGNKFRLFHFNNYLNKWVLIKHHRIPEPLDAIDIYLDQEKNLWIASYMGLFKIPTLRFLNFNEYSGLLETEVTSINQFGRGTMIFGHDNGFTLYDGKQFKKFAIGDVQAPSDRSRKRFMGFLKLTDDTIIAAAQQMGLVKIHQSGRYEIIPPPPGERINTVAKLNKKELLVGTYHGLFKFSNNAFYPYLHELTKHLIIRRMLLLADHTLLLATLNRGVVVIRGDQKISEVWNHRHLKSKSVYDIKYSPQGKILVATGAGLFEFSQDSLIPIDKELINEEAYAILVDNENKIWIGTGRGVQIIDSIGNITHYDYFNGLAGQECNRDALFQDSSGRIWIGTIGGLSLYQPLYDFKVRPPLINFLDFISDIDFDLQPEKKGDLIIKFLCISFKDERQIALRYRLKGYHEWQYIPRLFTPILSFLDVPPGDYQLEVQARNVEGAWSAVVQSSTFHIPAPFYRSWYFIALVLFLISIITYLLVFARIKERLAQQLEAEVNARTKALKESEEKFRRLFTDSLDGIFITSIEGKILDINEAGIEILGYDSKDELLKLNVKKDLYANPEDREKILTLIKTQGGVKNYPLKAKRKDGKIIDVAISATPILDEQGNVVGLSGYFRDMTEWNAMKEQLAHSQRMESLGMLAGGVAHDFNNILAGILGYASLMKMKMDPDDKMFRYIDIIEKSAQRAADLTQQLLIFSRKGQPKLQPVQVNECVNETIKLIRSTFPKTIEIETELDEKLPEIMADPTQLSQMILNLCVNARDAMPDGEGKISFRTREVIVEHAEAYKNPDAREGHFVQLTIADTGSGIPDEIKNKIFEPFFTTKPRGKGTGMGLAMVYGFVRNLGGFIQFHSKLNEGTTFQIHFPVKPIHLEEKHLSHKSELKTGHGHILVVDDEEMVRNFCKMALERYGYTAETASNGQEALDCFTKNQNNFDLIILDMIMPVMDGMKTYQKIREINKEIKILISSGYSDSGKLEQLKKDPAVSIIFKPYKVDELVAKVQALTGQK from the coding sequence ATGATTAAAAAACTATTTTTATTGCTGATGTTAGGCGCAACCTTATGGGCGCAGGAGTATCCCGTTCATTTTTACACCATTGAAGAAGGTTTGCCATCCAATGAAATTTATTCCATTGTTCAAGACTCGATCGGAGAAATGTGGATTGCCACCAGACGAGGCTTGTGTAAATATGACGGCTTTCACTGGCAACTCGATACAACCATTAGCAAGATGGGGATGTACCTGCCCCATTTCCTGGAGTTAGACGACGCCGGCAGAGTTTGGGTCGGAGGAGTCCACATCGGGCAGGGCTTTTGCTATTTAAATAACAAGACCTGGCATACTATCTCCCTCCCCGATTCACTTGCATTGTTTTCGCCCTTGAAAACTTTTAAAGTAATTGGCTCGTCTGATGGGCATATTTTTATTCTGGCAGTAACGCACAAAGACCAGATCGCCTATTTTTTCCAAAATCAATGGAAGGTAATCGATCTTTCCAGAATCGATCCTGAAAGTTCTAAAATTCTTACGGTAAGTAAAAATAACAATCAATTTCTAATTCTTACCGATCGGAGACTTTTAACCTTTAATGGAACGGATTTTAAAGAGTATGATTTCCCCCCGCTCTTTGAAAAGGAAAAGATCATTTCATTGCAGGTTTTAGAGACGCCCCATAGCCCGGCGAAAATGGGAAGATTATTGTTGTTAACGCCAAACTACATCTATGAATATCAAGCACCGGAAATTATTAAAAAAATTCCGCTTAATAAACAGGTAAAACGCCTTTTAGCCGATCCGCCCTTTCAATTGATTGAAGACGGTTTTGGCGGCGTCTTTTTAGGGAACAAGTTTCGCCTGTTTCATTTTAACAATTATTTAAACAAATGGGTGTTAATCAAACATCATCGTATTCCAGAGCCCCTTGATGCCATAGATATCTATCTGGATCAGGAAAAAAATCTGTGGATCGCATCTTATATGGGGCTTTTTAAAATACCCACCTTGCGTTTTTTGAATTTTAATGAATACTCCGGCTTACTGGAAACCGAAGTTACCTCGATCAATCAATTTGGCCGGGGCACAATGATTTTTGGTCACGACAATGGCTTTACTCTGTATGATGGCAAACAATTTAAAAAATTTGCGATAGGAGATGTGCAGGCGCCGTCGGATAGATCACGTAAAAGATTTATGGGGTTTTTGAAGCTAACCGACGATACCATCATTGCCGCGGCGCAGCAGATGGGATTGGTTAAGATTCATCAATCCGGCAGATATGAAATCATCCCACCGCCTCCCGGAGAGAGGATAAATACCGTTGCAAAACTGAATAAAAAAGAACTATTAGTCGGCACGTATCATGGTCTATTCAAGTTTTCGAACAATGCCTTCTATCCGTACTTGCACGAGCTGACAAAACATTTAATTATTCGGCGTATGTTGCTTCTTGCCGATCACACCCTACTTTTAGCCACATTAAATCGGGGCGTGGTGGTGATTCGAGGGGATCAAAAAATTTCTGAAGTGTGGAACCATCGTCATTTAAAATCGAAAAGCGTTTATGACATAAAGTATTCGCCGCAGGGTAAAATTTTAGTCGCTACGGGAGCCGGCCTGTTCGAATTTAGCCAGGATAGTCTGATACCGATTGATAAAGAACTGATCAATGAGGAAGCCTATGCCATTTTAGTGGATAATGAAAACAAAATATGGATTGGTACCGGACGTGGCGTTCAAATTATTGATTCAATCGGGAACATTACCCATTACGACTATTTCAACGGGTTGGCCGGCCAGGAATGCAATCGCGACGCCCTTTTTCAGGATTCCAGCGGACGAATCTGGATTGGTACGATTGGCGGTCTTTCGCTATACCAACCCCTGTACGATTTTAAAGTCAGGCCTCCGCTCATTAACTTTTTAGATTTCATCTCCGATATTGACTTTGATCTGCAACCGGAGAAAAAAGGCGATTTGATCATTAAATTTCTCTGTATCTCCTTTAAGGATGAACGGCAGATCGCCCTGCGCTACAGACTAAAAGGATACCATGAATGGCAGTATATCCCGAGATTATTCACTCCTATTTTATCCTTCTTAGATGTGCCTCCGGGAGATTATCAACTGGAAGTTCAGGCGCGGAATGTAGAGGGCGCCTGGTCTGCTGTGGTTCAAAGCTCAACGTTTCATATTCCGGCGCCATTCTACCGCAGCTGGTATTTTATTGCTCTGGTGCTTTTTTTGATTTCCATAATCACCTATTTACTCGTATTTGCCCGCATTAAGGAACGCCTGGCTCAACAATTAGAAGCTGAAGTAAACGCGAGAACAAAAGCGTTAAAAGAATCTGAAGAAAAATTCCGCCGATTGTTTACAGATTCTCTGGATGGAATTTTTATTACCTCTATTGAAGGGAAAATCCTGGATATTAACGAAGCCGGAATTGAAATATTAGGCTATGATTCTAAAGATGAGCTTTTAAAATTGAATGTAAAAAAGGATTTATATGCCAATCCGGAAGACCGGGAAAAGATTTTAACATTAATAAAAACTCAGGGAGGCGTAAAAAATTATCCGTTAAAAGCAAAACGCAAAGACGGAAAAATTATCGATGTGGCCATTTCCGCCACGCCCATATTGGATGAACAGGGGAATGTTGTGGGCCTTAGTGGATATTTTCGCGACATGACCGAGTGGAACGCCATGAAGGAACAACTGGCCCATTCTCAACGCATGGAATCTCTGGGCATGCTGGCCGGAGGCGTGGCGCACGATTTTAACAATATTTTGGCCGGCATTCTGGGCTATGCCTCTTTGATGAAAATGAAAATGGATCCGGACGACAAAATGTTCCGTTATATCGATATTATTGAAAAAAGCGCGCAGCGCGCTGCAGATCTGACACAGCAGCTTTTGATCTTTTCCAGAAAGGGCCAGCCTAAATTGCAGCCGGTACAGGTAAACGAATGCGTCAACGAAACCATTAAATTGATCAGATCGACCTTTCCAAAAACCATAGAGATTGAAACGGAGCTGGATGAAAAGCTTCCTGAGATCATGGCCGATCCCACACAGCTCAGCCAGATGATTCTCAATTTATGCGTCAACGCCCGCGACGCCATGCCCGACGGCGAGGGGAAAATTTCGTTCCGCACCAGAGAAGTGATTGTTGAACATGCGGAAGCGTACAAAAATCCCGATGCCCGGGAAGGCCACTTTGTTCAATTAACCATTGCCGACACCGGAAGCGGCATCCCCGATGAAATCAAAAATAAAATTTTTGAGCCCTTTTTTACCACCAAACCGCGCGGCAAAGGCACGGGCATGGGGCTGGCCATGGTTTACGGCTTTGTCCGAAATCTGGGCGGTTTTATTCAGTTTCATTCCAAACTGAACGAGGGCACAACCTTTCAAATCCATTTTCCGGTTAAACCCATTCATCTTGAAGAAAAACATCTTTCGCATAAATCCGAATTAAAAACGGGGCATGGCCACATTCTGGTAGTGGATGATGAAGAAATGGTGCGCAACTTTTGTAAAATGGCGCTGGAAAGATACGGTTACACAGCAGAAACGGCCTCAAACGGTCAGGAAGCCCTTGACTGCTTCACTAAAAATCAGAACAACTTCGATTTGATTATTTTAGACATGATTATGCCGGTAATGGATGGCATGAAAACCTATCAAAAGATTCGCGAAATTAATAAGGAAATTAAAATCCTGATTTCCAGCGGATATAGCGATTCAGGAAAATTGGAGCAGTTAAAAAAAGATCCTGCCGTCAGTATCATTTTTAAGCCTTACAAGGTGGATGAATTAGTGGCAAAAGTTCAGGCCTTAACAGGACAAAAATAA
- the rocD gene encoding ornithine--oxo-acid transaminase gives MKSKTFIEMEETYGAHNYHPLDVVIERAERVYVYDVEGKKYMDFLSAYSAVNQGHCHPRIYKALVEQAKKVTLTSRAFRNDKLGIFCKKVAELSEMEMVLPMNSGAEAVETAIKAARKWGYTKKGIPENKAEIVVCNNNFHGRTTTIISFSSEKQYKEHFGPFTPGFNLVPYGDSQAIAQAITPNTAAVLIEPIQGEGGIIIPPEGYLKEVQQLCRQNNVLFILDEIQTGLGRTGKLFAYQHEAGVKPDMIIMGKALSGGFYPVSAVASSREILSVFKPGDHGSTFGGNPLAAAIGIEALDVLIDEKLAERSAELGDYLLGRLKTIDSKHIKEIRGKGLFIGIELKPEAGGARRFCEFLQEEGLLAKETHEHVIRLAPPLVITKEEIDWAFDRLKKALETL, from the coding sequence ATGAAGTCGAAAACATTTATCGAAATGGAAGAAACATACGGCGCGCACAATTATCATCCGCTGGATGTAGTTATAGAACGAGCGGAACGCGTTTATGTTTACGACGTGGAAGGCAAAAAATACATGGACTTTTTAAGCGCCTACTCGGCGGTCAATCAGGGGCACTGCCATCCCCGTATTTACAAGGCACTGGTCGAACAGGCGAAAAAAGTTACGTTAACCTCGCGCGCTTTTCGCAACGACAAACTGGGGATTTTCTGCAAAAAAGTGGCCGAGCTGAGCGAAATGGAGATGGTGTTACCCATGAATTCCGGCGCCGAAGCGGTGGAAACAGCTATTAAGGCGGCGCGCAAATGGGGTTACACCAAAAAAGGAATTCCGGAAAATAAGGCGGAAATTGTTGTTTGTAATAACAACTTTCACGGGCGTACCACTACCATTATCAGTTTTTCTTCGGAAAAGCAGTACAAAGAGCATTTTGGACCGTTCACCCCTGGCTTTAACCTGGTGCCTTACGGCGACAGCCAGGCCATTGCGCAGGCCATAACGCCCAACACGGCAGCAGTGCTCATCGAGCCCATTCAGGGAGAAGGGGGCATCATCATTCCTCCCGAAGGCTATTTGAAAGAAGTGCAGCAGCTCTGCCGGCAAAACAATGTGCTGTTCATCTTAGACGAAATTCAAACCGGTCTGGGACGCACTGGTAAATTGTTTGCTTACCAGCACGAAGCGGGCGTAAAACCGGACATGATCATCATGGGTAAGGCGCTTTCCGGCGGATTTTATCCGGTGTCGGCCGTGGCCAGTTCCAGAGAAATTTTGAGCGTTTTTAAGCCGGGCGATCACGGCAGCACCTTTGGGGGTAATCCGCTGGCCGCTGCCATTGGCATTGAGGCTCTGGACGTGCTGATCGATGAGAAATTGGCCGAACGTTCCGCAGAGTTGGGCGACTATTTGCTGGGGCGGTTAAAAACCATTGACAGCAAGCATATTAAAGAGATCCGTGGAAAAGGTCTTTTTATCGGGATTGAATTGAAGCCGGAAGCGGGCGGCGCGAGACGTTTTTGTGAATTTTTACAAGAAGAGGGCCTGTTGGCCAAAGAAACGCACGAGCATGTCATTCGCCTTGCTCCTCCGCTGGTTATCACAAAGGAAGAGATTGACTGGGCATTTGATCGACTGAAAAAAGCTCTGGAAACTCTGTAA